A stretch of the Orcinus orca chromosome 1, mOrcOrc1.1, whole genome shotgun sequence genome encodes the following:
- the MARCKSL1 gene encoding MARCKS-related protein, with translation MGSQSSKAPRGDVTAEEAAGASPAKVNGQENGHVKSNGDLSPKGEGESTPVNGTEEAAGATGDAIEPAPPSQGAEAKGEVPPKETPKKKKKFSFKKPFKLSGLSFKRNRKEGGGDSSASSPTEEEQEQGEIGACSEEGTALEGKDAATPESQEPQAKGAEASAASKGGDTEEAGPQAAEPSTPSGPESGPTPASEQNE, from the exons ATGGGCAGCCAGAGCTCCAAGGCTCCCCGGGGCGACGTGACCGCCGAGGAGGCAGCAGGCGCTTCCCCCGCTAAGGTCAACGGACAG GAGAACGGCCACGTGAAAAGCAATGGAGACTTATCCCCCAAAGGTGAAGGGGAGTCGACCCCCGTGAACGGAACAGAGGAGGCAGCCGGGGCCACTGGTGATGCCATCGAGCCGGCACCCCCTAGCCAGGGCGCTGAGGCCAAGGGGGAGGTCCCCCCCAAGGAGAcccccaagaagaagaagaaattctctTTCAAGAAGCCTTTCAAATTGAGTGGCCTGTCCTTCAAGAGAAAtcggaaggagggagggggtgatTCGTCTGCCTCCTCACCCACAGAGGAAGAGCAGGAGCAGGGGGAGATCGGTGCCTGCAGCGAGGAAGGCACTGCCCTGGAAGGGAAGGATGCCGCCACCCCTGAGAGCCAGGAGCCCCAGGCCAAAGGGGCAGAGGCTAGCGCTGCCTCCAAGGGAGGAGACACAGAAGAGGCAGGGCCCCAGGCCGCAGAGCCATCCACTCCCTCGGGGCCGGAGAGTGGCCCTACACCAGCGAGCGAGCAGAATGAGTAg